The following proteins are encoded in a genomic region of Maribacter hydrothermalis:
- a CDS encoding leucine-rich repeat domain-containing protein → MLKNYTKLLFVATILFSLNGFSQANYLTNFSFENWSGNPETPDNWSITNANDIIKSSDATDGNFALGLGLNNTLANQTTLSTWNTSVISLTSNANHTFSFDYKISTETGNNLSAYLDIVKDEGSYTIQYIHEFIPLESDGAWHTYTFDFDTDTEEDYAFELIFRANTNPASSIIVDNLQVLDDDATTNPDRDALIALYNATDGDNWTVSWDFNADISTWPGLTLNTEGRVRTLVLDSRNLTGEIPAEIGNLTELEWIDLGRNNLTGEIPAQFGNLLKLERLNLRTNQLTGNVPSELGKLSNLEVLLLNSNNLTGALPIELGNLSAIQQLDFTLNQLSGPIPVFLGNLTSLTYLSLYGNQLTGTIPQELSNLTNLKSLVLGNNDLTGEIPSQIYNLTELLELNIFSTNISGTIPPEIGNLTKLVFLRLGDTQMSGSIPSEIGNLTQLEDLALFRSNFFGPLPQEIGNLTKLEKLRLDNNNFTGSLPSSIGNLILLKEIGLRDNNLSGNLPSEIGNLTSLENFYLSNNQISGSLPASIGNLSSIKSIWFGSNNFSGSIPPEIGNLTQLELLILNTNELTGTIPSEMGNMSNLSTADFGNNTITGGIPTEIGNLAQLRAFGCENCSLSGNVPVFSSSLSKNVVLKNNNLTFGDLDNSIINSVNTAFNIHPQRNLNNEEEIELDLGDEATIAVTGLSHSNNQFQWRKDGTNLIGETNSTLIINSTTVNDIGVYDCVIINPNVPSLTLYRNSFTIKINGIDGEGDDDNDGIKNSNDFCPNTSPGASVNQNGCTESQLDDDNDGVNNTNDICPNTPNGESVNRFGCSESQLSDIDDDNDGVPNDIDVCKNTPVGAVTGDTGCSYQDILVPKPDDVIAKAKSTSCPDTANGILTVEFKVNQTHIVSITGPNNFSSNYTQQNGSTLLVTDLEPGTYTIIVNSEIGLLVGAPSIEFTLNIETPEEFTSGKTVIDYTAKKASVVVSGSKNYEVLVNNNVYSFQFENDGNQQLSFPLDKGSNLISIETDKICQGVYNDNVMVNNAILSPNPVGEGLKVEGIEIMSNAQILITNLNGVTVLLENKQITNGTLEMNISNLSPGIYMLTIIDGEKEINLKFVKK, encoded by the coding sequence ATGCTAAAAAACTACACTAAACTGCTTTTTGTAGCAACCATCTTGTTTTCTCTTAATGGATTTTCACAAGCAAACTATTTAACGAATTTCAGTTTTGAAAATTGGTCAGGCAATCCTGAAACACCCGATAATTGGAGTATTACTAATGCAAATGATATCATTAAAAGCAGCGATGCAACAGATGGTAATTTTGCACTAGGATTAGGTTTAAATAATACATTAGCAAACCAAACCACACTTAGTACATGGAATACCAGTGTAATAAGTTTAACATCAAATGCAAATCATACCTTCTCTTTTGATTATAAGATTAGCACAGAAACAGGTAATAATCTAAGTGCATACTTGGATATCGTAAAGGACGAAGGAAGTTATACCATTCAATATATTCATGAATTTATACCTTTAGAAAGTGACGGAGCTTGGCATACCTATACTTTTGATTTTGATACGGATACTGAAGAAGACTATGCATTTGAGTTAATTTTTAGAGCCAATACAAATCCTGCAAGCTCAATAATAGTCGACAATTTACAAGTTTTGGATGACGACGCAACAACCAACCCAGACCGTGATGCTTTAATTGCCCTTTACAATGCTACAGATGGAGACAACTGGACTGTTTCATGGGACTTTAATGCTGATATTAGCACTTGGCCTGGATTAACATTGAATACAGAAGGAAGGGTAAGGACTCTAGTTTTAGATAGTCGCAATTTAACAGGAGAAATTCCAGCTGAAATTGGAAATCTTACAGAGTTAGAATGGATAGACCTTGGGCGAAATAATCTTACTGGAGAAATTCCAGCACAATTTGGAAATTTGTTGAAATTAGAAAGACTAAATCTCCGTACAAATCAATTAACGGGGAATGTTCCGAGTGAATTAGGCAAATTATCAAATTTAGAAGTTTTACTACTAAACTCTAACAATCTTACCGGTGCATTACCAATAGAACTTGGCAATTTGAGCGCTATTCAGCAATTGGATTTTACCTTAAATCAATTATCTGGTCCTATACCAGTATTCTTAGGTAATTTAACCTCATTGACTTATTTAAGCCTTTACGGCAATCAACTGACAGGGACTATCCCACAAGAATTAAGTAACCTAACTAATCTTAAAAGTTTAGTACTTGGAAATAATGATTTAACAGGCGAAATACCATCTCAAATTTATAATCTTACCGAACTTTTAGAATTAAATATATTCTCTACAAACATATCGGGCACAATTCCACCAGAAATTGGCAACCTAACTAAATTAGTTTTTCTTAGGCTAGGTGACACTCAAATGTCTGGCAGTATACCTTCAGAAATTGGAAATCTAACTCAGTTAGAAGATCTTGCTTTGTTCCGTTCCAATTTTTTCGGACCATTACCACAAGAAATTGGCAACTTAACGAAACTTGAAAAATTAAGGCTAGATAATAATAATTTTACAGGCAGTCTCCCCTCAAGTATTGGAAATCTAATTCTATTAAAAGAGATTGGTTTACGAGATAATAATCTATCTGGTAATTTACCCTCCGAGATTGGTAATCTGACATCCTTAGAAAATTTCTATCTAAGTAACAATCAAATAAGTGGTAGCTTACCTGCAAGTATAGGCAACTTAAGTTCAATAAAATCTATATGGTTTGGCAGCAACAATTTTTCTGGTTCCATTCCGCCCGAAATAGGAAACCTTACTCAATTAGAACTTTTAATCCTTAACACCAATGAATTAACAGGAACCATCCCAAGTGAAATGGGAAATATGAGTAATTTGAGTACCGCCGATTTTGGTAATAATACTATAACTGGAGGTATACCTACGGAAATTGGAAATTTAGCACAACTAAGAGCTTTTGGATGTGAAAATTGCAGCTTATCTGGAAACGTTCCTGTTTTCAGCTCAAGCCTTTCAAAAAATGTAGTACTTAAAAACAACAACTTAACCTTCGGTGATTTAGATAATTCAATTATAAATTCTGTAAATACTGCATTTAACATTCATCCACAGCGTAATTTAAATAATGAGGAAGAAATAGAATTAGATTTAGGTGATGAAGCAACCATAGCAGTTACCGGCCTGTCCCATTCTAACAATCAATTTCAATGGCGAAAAGACGGCACTAATTTAATTGGTGAAACAAATTCGACTTTAATTATAAATTCAACTACGGTAAATGATATCGGAGTTTATGATTGTGTAATAATAAACCCAAATGTACCAAGTTTAACATTATATCGAAATTCGTTTACCATTAAAATAAACGGCATTGATGGTGAAGGTGATGATGATAATGATGGTATTAAAAATTCTAATGATTTTTGTCCAAATACTTCTCCTGGCGCATCAGTGAACCAAAATGGCTGTACAGAAAGCCAATTAGATGATGATAATGACGGGGTTAATAATACAAATGATATTTGCCCGAATACACCAAATGGTGAAAGTGTAAATAGATTTGGTTGTTCAGAAAGTCAATTGTCAGATATTGATGATGATAATGATGGGGTACCTAACGATATTGATGTTTGTAAGAATACACCGGTTGGAGCAGTAACTGGTGACACCGGTTGTAGCTACCAAGATATTTTAGTACCTAAACCAGACGATGTAATTGCAAAAGCAAAGAGTACCTCTTGCCCTGACACAGCTAACGGAATACTTACTGTTGAATTTAAAGTAAATCAGACTCATATAGTATCTATTACTGGTCCTAATAATTTTTCTAGCAATTATACGCAGCAAAACGGTAGCACGTTACTAGTTACTGATCTTGAACCTGGAACTTATACCATAATAGTTAATTCAGAGATAGGCTTATTAGTTGGCGCTCCAAGTATTGAATTTACGTTAAACATAGAAACTCCTGAAGAATTCACTTCTGGTAAAACGGTAATAGATTATACCGCTAAGAAAGCAAGTGTTGTAGTTTCTGGTAGTAAAAATTATGAGGTTTTAGTAAATAACAACGTATACTCATTTCAGTTTGAAAATGACGGCAACCAACAGTTGTCTTTTCCTTTGGATAAAGGATCAAATCTTATTTCTATAGAAACAGATAAAATTTGCCAAGGTGTTTATAACGATAACGTTATGGTGAACAATGCTATTCTTTCTCCTAATCCAGTAGGTGAAGGATTAAAAGTAGAAGGTATAGAAATTATGAGCAATGCTCAAATTCTAATAACTAACTTAAATGGAGTTACGGTATTACTGGAAAACAAACAAATTACAAACGGGACTCTTGAAATGAATATTTCCAATCTTTCGCCTGGGATATATATGTTAACCATAATTGATGGTGAAAAGGAAATCAATTTAAAATTTGTAAAAAAATGA
- the polA gene encoding DNA polymerase I: MADQKRLFLLDAYALIFRGYYALIKNPRINSQGMDTSAIMGFMNSLFDVIRRENPDHLAVCFDKGGSTERTDLFPEYKANRLETPDAIRIAVPYIQDILKAMHIPVVVKEGWEADDIIGTLAKQAEKEEYKVFMVTPDKDFGQLVSENIFMYRPARMGNGIEIWGIPEVQKRFGVKRPEQVIDYLGMMGDASDNIPGLPGVGDKTAKKFITDFDSMENLFANTDKLKGKMKEKVEANKELGLLSKKLATICLDVDVTFNASDYEMSEPNAEEVQKIFEELEFRRLKDQFIKLFSSEAEETPEQTSSAPTAKKEIQDAGSGQFSLFGSPADSGATIKDYSSRRTIADVAHSYQSVAPGMAMKLFLKSLMQQTSVCFDTETTGLNPLTAELVGIAFSWEATKGYYIPFTDNKEEAQALLEELRPFFEAEQIEKIGQNLKYDIKVLDKYNIDVKGPLFDTMLAHYLINPDMRHNMDVLAETYLNYTPVSITELIGKKGKNQLSMREVPLEKQTEYAVEDADITYQLAQHFRPELKEANTEKLFKDIEIPLLRVLADMELEGINLDEEFLNSLSSDLNSDIINLEKKIYEVAGEEFNIGSPKQLGEILFDKLKLVAKPKKTKTGQYSTAEDVLSYLAKDHEIIQNVLDYRGLAKLKSTYVDALPEQVEPSTGRVHTDYMQTVAATGRLSSNNPNLQNIPIRTERGRQVRKAFIPRDDNYTLLAADYSQIELRIIAALSEETTMIEAFKNSEDIHASTASKVFDVPLAEVTREQRSNAKTVNFGIIYGVSAFGLSNQTDLSRSEAKELIDTYYKTYPKLRNYMSEQVDFARDNGYVQTVLGRRRYLKDINGSNAIVRGAAERNAVNAPIQGSAADIIKIAMINIHKKLEEGNYKSKMLLQVHDELVFDIYKPELDELKSLIKSEMENAYKIAVPLDVEVGIGDNWLVAH, translated from the coding sequence ATGGCAGACCAAAAAAGACTCTTTTTACTAGATGCATACGCGCTAATATTCCGTGGTTACTACGCACTTATAAAAAACCCAAGAATAAATTCCCAAGGCATGGATACTTCTGCAATTATGGGATTTATGAACTCATTATTTGATGTTATCCGTCGTGAAAATCCCGATCATTTAGCGGTTTGTTTTGATAAAGGAGGAAGTACAGAACGTACCGACCTTTTTCCAGAATATAAAGCCAATAGGTTAGAAACACCAGACGCTATACGTATTGCCGTACCTTATATTCAAGATATTCTAAAGGCGATGCATATTCCTGTGGTTGTAAAAGAAGGATGGGAGGCAGATGACATCATTGGAACTTTGGCAAAACAAGCTGAAAAAGAAGAATACAAGGTCTTTATGGTAACCCCGGATAAAGATTTTGGGCAGTTAGTATCAGAAAATATATTTATGTATCGCCCTGCAAGAATGGGTAACGGAATCGAGATTTGGGGCATTCCTGAGGTTCAAAAACGATTTGGAGTAAAAAGACCGGAACAGGTTATAGACTATCTAGGAATGATGGGTGATGCCAGTGATAACATCCCTGGGCTACCAGGAGTTGGCGACAAAACAGCAAAGAAATTTATTACCGATTTTGATTCCATGGAAAATCTTTTTGCCAATACAGATAAGCTTAAAGGGAAGATGAAAGAAAAGGTAGAAGCAAATAAAGAATTGGGACTTCTGTCTAAAAAATTAGCTACTATTTGTTTGGATGTTGATGTTACGTTTAATGCCAGCGATTATGAAATGTCGGAACCAAATGCCGAGGAAGTTCAGAAAATATTTGAAGAGTTAGAGTTTAGAAGACTTAAAGACCAATTTATAAAATTATTTTCATCAGAAGCCGAGGAAACTCCAGAACAAACATCAAGCGCACCAACTGCAAAAAAAGAAATACAGGATGCCGGATCGGGACAGTTTTCTTTATTTGGAAGTCCTGCAGATTCTGGTGCTACAATAAAAGATTACTCAAGCAGGCGAACTATTGCCGATGTAGCACACTCGTACCAAAGTGTTGCGCCGGGTATGGCCATGAAGTTGTTTCTAAAAAGTCTTATGCAACAAACTTCGGTTTGTTTTGATACCGAAACTACAGGGTTAAATCCATTAACGGCAGAACTGGTAGGTATTGCTTTCTCTTGGGAAGCCACCAAAGGATATTACATTCCCTTCACTGATAATAAAGAAGAAGCACAGGCACTTTTAGAAGAGCTGCGCCCATTCTTTGAAGCCGAGCAAATTGAAAAAATAGGTCAGAATTTAAAGTACGACATTAAAGTATTGGACAAGTACAATATTGATGTAAAGGGACCTTTATTCGATACCATGTTGGCACACTATCTCATCAATCCTGACATGCGACATAATATGGATGTATTGGCAGAGACGTATCTAAACTACACTCCAGTTTCCATTACTGAACTTATCGGTAAAAAAGGAAAGAATCAATTGAGCATGCGCGAGGTTCCTTTAGAAAAACAAACGGAATATGCGGTTGAAGATGCAGACATTACCTATCAACTGGCACAACATTTTAGACCAGAATTAAAAGAAGCGAATACAGAAAAGTTGTTTAAAGATATTGAAATTCCTTTATTACGAGTATTAGCGGATATGGAGCTGGAAGGCATTAATTTAGATGAAGAATTTCTAAATTCACTTTCGTCCGATTTAAATTCCGATATTATCAACCTTGAAAAGAAGATATACGAAGTTGCGGGTGAAGAATTCAATATTGGCTCTCCGAAACAATTAGGTGAAATCCTCTTTGATAAATTAAAATTAGTAGCCAAGCCTAAGAAGACAAAAACTGGTCAGTATTCCACTGCAGAAGATGTATTGTCTTACTTAGCAAAAGACCATGAAATCATTCAAAATGTACTTGATTATAGAGGTCTTGCCAAACTAAAAAGTACGTATGTAGATGCATTGCCAGAACAAGTAGAACCTTCTACAGGTAGGGTGCATACAGACTATATGCAAACCGTGGCCGCAACAGGTCGTTTAAGTAGTAATAACCCTAACTTACAAAACATCCCTATTAGAACAGAGAGAGGTCGCCAAGTAAGAAAAGCCTTTATCCCTAGAGATGATAACTACACTTTATTAGCGGCTGATTACTCACAAATAGAGCTACGTATTATTGCAGCATTAAGCGAAGAGACCACCATGATAGAAGCCTTTAAAAATAGTGAAGATATTCACGCTTCTACGGCATCCAAAGTTTTTGATGTACCATTGGCAGAAGTAACTAGGGAACAACGTAGTAACGCAAAAACCGTAAACTTTGGTATTATCTATGGTGTTTCTGCTTTTGGCTTAAGCAACCAAACAGACTTATCTCGGTCTGAGGCAAAAGAGCTTATTGATACCTATTACAAAACCTACCCTAAACTTCGAAACTATATGAGCGAGCAAGTAGATTTTGCACGTGATAATGGGTATGTACAAACAGTTTTGGGCAGAAGACGCTATTTAAAAGACATCAACGGCAGCAATGCCATTGTTCGTGGTGCAGCAGAGCGTAATGCCGTAAATGCGCCTATACAAGGTAGTGCAGCGGATATCATAAAAATTGCCATGATCAACATTCATAAAAAGCTTGAGGAAGGCAATTACAAATCTAAAATGCTATTACAGGTACATGATGAATTAGTGTTCGATATTTACAAACCAGAACTAGATGAACTGAAATCTTTAATTAAATCTGAAATGGAAAACGCATATAAAATTGCGGTGCCATTAGATGTTGAAGTCGGCATAGGAGATAACTGGCTAGTTGCACATTAG
- a CDS encoding isoaspartyl peptidase/L-asparaginase, which produces MKRRKFLRNSSTLAAGIVSAPILASCQEIPATKATTKAGIIPIAICTWDFGNATAKAWEVLQKGGNALDAVHQGVMVEENDLSNSTVGNGGRPDRDGNVTLDACIMDKDGNCGAVLAMQNIANPISVARKVMEETPHVMLAGKGAEQFAYEQGFEKTELLTEESKQAWEEWKKTSQYKPIINIENHDTIGMLAIDTDGDIAGACTTSGMAYKMAGRVGDSPIIGAGLFVDNEVGGATATGVGEEVVRTVGSFLIVELMRQGKSPQEACEEGVKRIIAKNKDKQDFQIGFIAINKKGETGGYCIHPGFTYRTYTKEGHINNPSDSYLKS; this is translated from the coding sequence ATGAAAAGAAGAAAGTTTCTAAGAAATTCTAGCACCTTAGCGGCCGGTATAGTTTCTGCGCCCATATTAGCTTCGTGCCAAGAAATACCTGCAACAAAAGCAACCACCAAAGCAGGAATTATTCCAATAGCAATTTGCACTTGGGATTTTGGAAACGCTACTGCCAAAGCATGGGAAGTTTTACAAAAAGGAGGTAATGCCTTAGATGCTGTTCACCAAGGTGTTATGGTTGAAGAAAACGACCTAAGTAATAGTACCGTAGGCAATGGTGGAAGACCGGACAGAGATGGCAACGTTACTTTAGATGCCTGTATTATGGACAAAGATGGTAATTGTGGGGCTGTTTTGGCAATGCAAAATATTGCAAACCCTATTTCAGTGGCGAGAAAAGTAATGGAAGAAACGCCCCATGTCATGCTTGCCGGTAAAGGTGCCGAACAGTTTGCTTATGAGCAAGGCTTTGAAAAAACCGAACTATTGACGGAAGAATCGAAACAAGCTTGGGAAGAGTGGAAAAAAACATCACAGTACAAACCGATTATTAATATCGAAAATCACGATACAATAGGAATGCTAGCAATTGATACCGATGGCGATATTGCAGGTGCTTGTACCACTAGCGGAATGGCCTACAAAATGGCAGGTAGAGTTGGTGACTCGCCTATTATCGGTGCCGGACTATTCGTGGATAACGAAGTTGGTGGAGCTACCGCAACAGGTGTAGGCGAAGAAGTGGTTAGAACGGTGGGCAGTTTCCTAATTGTTGAATTAATGCGCCAAGGAAAATCGCCACAGGAGGCATGCGAAGAAGGCGTAAAACGCATCATCGCAAAAAATAAAGACAAACAAGATTTTCAAATAGGTTTTATAGCTATAAATAAAAAAGGAGAAACAGGCGGCTACTGTATTCACCCAGGGTTTACCTATAGAACTTACACGAAAGAAGGTCATATAAATAATCCTTCTGATAGTTATTTAAAAAGTTAA
- a CDS encoding copper homeostasis protein CutC — translation MKVEVCANSLESALVAEHAGADRIELCSELAVGGLTPSYGLLKAVKEQVSIPVHVLIRPRSGDFTYSDDEMNIMLSDIELCLELGFDGIVSGVLLKDFSLDVHRTQKLKAVAGNLKFTFHRAFDWIRNPFEALAQLETMQVDYILSSGQQKSAPLGIEFLSELKRKSKTVQIMPGSGVNAENVTIFKNKGFKAVHLSGSAMVQTLPEIPIISMNSERFLSDDCIALTQLENIKAVVTKVK, via the coding sequence ATGAAAGTAGAAGTTTGTGCAAATTCTTTAGAATCTGCCTTGGTTGCGGAACATGCTGGTGCAGACCGTATTGAGCTGTGTTCAGAATTGGCGGTGGGTGGATTAACACCTTCTTATGGATTGTTAAAAGCTGTAAAAGAACAAGTATCTATTCCCGTTCATGTATTAATTAGGCCAAGAAGTGGAGATTTTACCTATTCTGATGATGAGATGAATATTATGCTCTCTGATATTGAACTTTGTTTAGAATTAGGTTTTGATGGAATTGTATCCGGAGTGCTTTTAAAAGATTTTTCTTTGGATGTACACCGAACTCAAAAGTTAAAGGCCGTAGCGGGTAATTTAAAATTCACGTTTCATAGAGCTTTTGATTGGATTAGGAATCCGTTTGAAGCATTAGCTCAGCTTGAGACTATGCAAGTGGATTATATATTATCCTCAGGTCAACAAAAATCGGCACCTTTGGGAATTGAATTTTTATCCGAATTAAAAAGAAAAAGTAAGACGGTACAAATTATGCCTGGGTCTGGTGTAAATGCTGAAAATGTCACCATTTTTAAGAATAAAGGCTTTAAGGCGGTCCATCTATCAGGTTCAGCTATGGTTCAAACATTACCTGAAATACCTATAATTTCTATGAATTCGGAGCGTTTTTTGAGCGATGATTGTATTGCACTTACCCAATTAGAAAATATAAAAGCAGTAGTAACCAAGGTTAAATAA
- a CDS encoding metallophosphoesterase, translating to MIRWFIFIIAYVALSFYVLQALRTITKQPWWSWVYIAVSLFVMINFIYQFTVGEETGRVLSIPKSYAFGFLLTMLTFNIITILFLFSEDLYRITSGLYQKLFGEEKQFGLPARRRFLSLMALGIAAIPFGALLYGMYKGKYNFKVLKYDLEFEDLPDSFDGYQITQISDIHSGSFDDRKMIEYGVGLINKQKSDVLLFTGDMVNNMTSEMEPWADLFSTLEAKDGKFSVLGNHDYGDYIPWETEELKHQNLEDLKALQKQMGFDLLLNEHRYLQKGDDKIALVGVENWGKGGFKKAGDLKKAASQIKEDDFKILMSHDPSHWEMEVIQDAYHYHLTLSGHTHGMQFGIEIPGWVKWSPVKWRYPYWAGIYKEMGQFINVNRGFGFLGYPGRVGIWPEITVITLKKKALT from the coding sequence ATGATTCGTTGGTTTATTTTTATCATAGCTTATGTTGCCCTAAGTTTTTATGTTCTTCAGGCATTAAGAACTATTACCAAACAGCCTTGGTGGTCGTGGGTCTATATTGCAGTATCATTATTTGTTATGATAAATTTTATTTATCAATTTACTGTTGGTGAGGAGACTGGTCGTGTTTTAAGTATACCTAAAAGTTACGCATTTGGGTTTTTATTGACCATGCTCACCTTCAATATTATTACGATTCTTTTTCTTTTTTCCGAAGATTTATATAGAATAACTTCTGGGTTGTATCAAAAACTTTTTGGTGAAGAAAAACAATTTGGCTTACCTGCTCGAAGGCGATTTCTTAGTTTAATGGCTTTAGGTATTGCAGCTATTCCTTTTGGTGCTCTTTTATATGGAATGTATAAAGGGAAATATAACTTTAAAGTTTTGAAATATGATTTAGAGTTTGAAGATTTACCCGATAGTTTTGATGGGTATCAAATCACCCAAATATCAGATATACATAGTGGTAGTTTCGATGATAGAAAAATGATTGAATATGGAGTGGGTTTAATTAATAAGCAAAAAAGTGATGTGCTATTGTTTACAGGTGATATGGTGAATAATATGACCTCAGAAATGGAACCTTGGGCAGATTTGTTCAGCACATTGGAAGCTAAAGATGGAAAGTTTTCAGTGCTAGGCAATCATGATTACGGCGATTATATTCCATGGGAAACAGAAGAGTTGAAACATCAAAATTTAGAAGACTTAAAAGCACTGCAAAAGCAAATGGGTTTTGACCTTTTGCTTAATGAACATAGATACCTTCAAAAAGGAGATGATAAAATTGCTTTGGTAGGAGTCGAGAATTGGGGTAAAGGCGGATTTAAAAAAGCTGGGGACCTAAAAAAAGCTGCTTCACAAATTAAAGAGGATGATTTTAAGATATTAATGAGCCATGATCCATCGCATTGGGAAATGGAAGTGATACAAGATGCTTATCATTATCATTTAACCTTAAGTGGTCATACGCACGGTATGCAATTTGGTATTGAAATTCCTGGTTGGGTTAAGTGGAGCCCAGTGAAATGGCGTTATCCGTATTGGGCAGGTATTTACAAAGAAATGGGTCAATTTATTAATGTAAATAGAGGTTTCGGATTTTTAGGCTACCCGGGTAGAGTGGGAATTTGGCCAGAAATTACTGTTATTACATTAAAGAAAAAGGCATTAACATGA
- a CDS encoding thioredoxin family protein codes for MSKFGELIDLQVPVLLDFYAEWNEQSTAMHPVLRDVAAALGDKGKVIKIDVDKNKELSQALRVKGLPTLMIYKKGEMVWRQSGEQDANTLIGILKEYI; via the coding sequence ATGTCCAAATTTGGTGAACTTATAGATTTACAAGTACCCGTTCTTCTCGATTTTTATGCTGAGTGGAATGAGCAGTCTACCGCAATGCATCCTGTTTTAAGAGATGTTGCCGCCGCGTTAGGTGATAAAGGGAAAGTAATAAAAATTGATGTGGATAAAAATAAAGAACTTTCACAAGCCTTACGTGTTAAAGGGCTGCCAACGCTAATGATTTATAAAAAAGGTGAGATGGTATGGCGCCAAAGTGGTGAGCAAGATGCAAATACGCTTATTGGTATTCTAAAAGAATACATTTAA